A genome region from Blautia coccoides includes the following:
- a CDS encoding tyrosine-type recombinase/integrase → MAKSRKDNKGRVLRKGETQRSCDGKYVYTYTDPEGKRRSIYSKDIMELREREEKLIKDQLDGLDTYVAGSATVNFVFDRYISTKSELRGTTMRNYKYMYDRFIRKGFGKKKIAAIKFSDVLQFYQHLLKDKEMQINTLETIHTVLHPTFQLAVRDDIIRNNPSDGVMAQIKKQPGRNHGVRHALTLEQQRAFINYIENNPTYYRWTSLFKFLLGTGCRIGEAIGIRWEDVNFEKRIISINHSLVYYSREFKEHPMCTFSISLPKTEAGIRFIPMMDAVYDALRAELADQQENGFNETEIDGMKGFIFMNRFGYVHNPQSINRAIKRIYESYNAEEVVNASKQHREPVLIPHFSCHHLRHTFCSRFCENETNLKVIQSIMGHANIETTMDIYAEVTDAKKQEAIENLAHKLDVF, encoded by the coding sequence ATGGCAAAATCAAGAAAGGATAATAAAGGGAGGGTTTTAAGAAAAGGCGAAACCCAACGCAGTTGCGATGGCAAATATGTTTATACCTATACCGATCCGGAAGGGAAACGCCGGAGCATATACTCTAAGGACATTATGGAGCTGCGTGAGAGGGAAGAAAAGCTGATTAAAGACCAGTTAGACGGATTGGATACCTATGTAGCTGGCAGTGCAACGGTCAATTTTGTATTTGACAGGTATATATCTACAAAGTCGGAACTCAGGGGAACAACCATGAGGAACTACAAATATATGTATGACCGTTTTATCAGGAAAGGGTTTGGGAAGAAGAAAATTGCAGCGATAAAATTTTCTGATGTGCTTCAATTCTACCAGCATTTACTGAAAGATAAGGAAATGCAGATTAACACATTAGAAACAATTCATACGGTGCTTCACCCAACATTCCAGTTGGCAGTGCGGGATGATATTATCCGTAACAATCCGAGTGACGGGGTTATGGCGCAGATAAAAAAACAGCCGGGTAGAAATCATGGCGTAAGACACGCTTTAACTCTGGAACAGCAGAGAGCTTTTATAAACTATATAGAAAACAATCCTACATATTACCGCTGGACATCTTTGTTTAAGTTCTTGTTAGGGACGGGGTGCAGGATTGGGGAAGCAATCGGGATAAGGTGGGAAGATGTAAATTTTGAAAAACGTATAATCAGCATCAACCACAGTTTGGTTTATTACAGCAGGGAATTTAAGGAACACCCGATGTGTACATTTTCTATATCACTCCCAAAGACAGAAGCGGGTATACGATTTATTCCGATGATGGATGCGGTCTATGATGCACTCCGGGCGGAGCTTGCAGACCAGCAGGAAAATGGATTCAATGAAACGGAGATTGATGGGATGAAAGGTTTTATCTTTATGAACCGTTTTGGATACGTCCACAATCCGCAGTCTATCAACCGGGCAATTAAGCGTATATACGAATCGTACAATGCAGAAGAAGTGGTTAATGCTTCCAAGCAACACCGGGAGCCTGTGCTAATACCACATTTCTCATGTCATCATTTGAGGCATACCTTTTGTTCGAGGTTTTGCGAGAATGAAACAAATTTAAAGGTGATCCAGTCCATTATGGGACACGCTAATATTGAAACCACAATGGACATTTATGCAGAAGTCACCGATGCAAAGAAACAGGAAGCGATTGAAAATTTAGCACACAAATTGGATGTATTTTAG
- a CDS encoding helix-turn-helix domain-containing protein yields the protein MTKRCRSREEKNLLPFHIIKAASEGDVLAINKVLKHYEGYIITLSTRKMYDEGGRLHYCVDETLRRRLETKLITKILAFEAV from the coding sequence ATGACAAAAAGATGTAGGAGCAGAGAAGAAAAGAATTTGCTGCCTTTCCATATCATAAAGGCAGCATCAGAAGGCGATGTATTGGCAATCAACAAAGTCCTGAAGCACTATGAGGGATACATAATTACCCTGTCCACCCGGAAGATGTATGACGAGGGAGGGCGGCTTCATTATTGTGTTGATGAAACACTGCGCCGGAGGCTTGAAACAAAGCTGATTACAAAGATACTGGCGTTTGAAGCGGTATAA
- a CDS encoding sensor histidine kinase, whose protein sequence is MKIGEKFKGLRIGQKIFLSNVILFVIPCVVLSVVLFGFIKKEAGEELDHSELMILNQIDESYEKMFREIVSYSSYFYLNADINKMLSKKEYDSEYDAMQAEKKIKEYFVSSRTIYSNMEYGMRLMGSNGYNYTSLNEEQTTCKYPELDKLEQEPWFDSLEESGNKIQYIPWYLSKELQKTDGDTSVHGFRYIKNLNSGRYVGLMDIIIEQEKLKSLMLNATHENREKVVMLDETGRIITGTDESIKENTRLDRNIVDHLSSGEEGVFQEKISGALRRIYFVTNKTTGWKIIRYSEAAKSIWANNRTFLIFFGISIAYLGLALIMSAFNAKFISKPLTELKKDIHTIYKGDLSVRTQVGPMDEFGELNLQFNKMISRIQDLIDKLEQKEEEKRTLEMKALQEQIKPHFLFNTLASIRFLIEMDMNEKAQKSLLALAGLLKGTYSDYRKLIPVKEEIESVEKYLILMDNRYQDTFDWQIRMDEAIQNCQIPRISVQPLVENCILHGFNGKEGAGHIIIEGCREGNTAVICVSDDGSGENLEKIRELIENPMVEESGKFSSIGVQNVQKRLVLYFGTAYGLSAYKNGKDGISIEIRIPFSYEAKERSGNMEEKDADHYSG, encoded by the coding sequence ATGAAAATAGGAGAAAAGTTTAAAGGTTTACGCATAGGCCAGAAGATATTTTTGTCAAATGTGATATTATTTGTGATTCCATGTGTGGTTCTCTCTGTCGTATTGTTTGGTTTCATAAAGAAAGAGGCCGGGGAAGAGCTGGACCATTCTGAACTGATGATTCTGAATCAAATAGATGAAAGCTATGAGAAGATGTTCCGTGAGATTGTTTCGTACTCCTCCTATTTCTATCTAAATGCGGATATAAACAAGATGCTTTCTAAAAAGGAGTATGACAGTGAATATGATGCCATGCAGGCAGAAAAGAAGATAAAAGAGTATTTTGTCAGCAGCCGCACCATTTACAGTAATATGGAGTACGGGATGAGGCTCATGGGGAGTAACGGATATAACTATACTTCCCTGAATGAGGAGCAGACCACCTGCAAATATCCGGAACTGGACAAGCTGGAACAAGAGCCGTGGTTTGACAGCCTGGAGGAGAGCGGTAATAAAATTCAATACATACCCTGGTATCTCAGCAAGGAACTGCAAAAGACAGACGGGGATACATCTGTCCATGGATTCCGTTACATAAAAAATCTGAACAGCGGCAGATATGTGGGCCTCATGGACATAATCATTGAGCAGGAAAAGCTGAAGTCGCTGATGCTGAATGCCACGCATGAAAATCGGGAAAAGGTAGTTATGCTTGATGAAACGGGAAGGATAATCACAGGGACAGACGAGAGTATCAAAGAAAATACCAGGTTGGACAGGAATATCGTGGACCATCTAAGCAGTGGTGAGGAGGGGGTGTTCCAGGAGAAGATCAGCGGCGCCCTGCGACGTATCTACTTTGTGACCAACAAAACAACCGGGTGGAAGATCATCAGATATAGTGAAGCTGCCAAATCCATCTGGGCAAATAACAGGACGTTTCTTATATTTTTTGGGATTTCCATTGCATATCTGGGACTGGCACTGATCATGTCAGCGTTTAATGCGAAATTTATAAGTAAGCCGCTTACAGAGTTAAAAAAGGATATCCATACCATCTATAAGGGAGACCTCAGTGTAAGGACACAGGTAGGCCCCATGGATGAGTTTGGCGAGCTGAATCTGCAGTTTAATAAGATGATCTCCAGGATCCAGGATCTGATCGATAAGCTGGAGCAAAAGGAGGAGGAAAAGCGGACGCTGGAGATGAAGGCGCTGCAGGAACAGATCAAGCCTCATTTTTTGTTTAATACACTTGCGTCCATACGGTTTTTGATCGAGATGGATATGAATGAGAAAGCGCAGAAGTCATTACTTGCACTAGCCGGTTTATTAAAGGGAACATACTCCGATTACCGTAAATTGATTCCTGTGAAGGAAGAGATCGAGTCAGTGGAAAAGTATCTGATCTTGATGGATAACCGCTACCAGGATACGTTTGACTGGCAGATCAGGATGGATGAAGCCATTCAAAATTGCCAGATTCCAAGAATCTCTGTACAGCCGTTAGTGGAAAACTGCATTTTGCACGGGTTTAACGGGAAGGAAGGTGCAGGTCATATTATCATAGAGGGATGCAGAGAGGGAAATACGGCGGTTATCTGTGTTTCAGATGATGGTTCCGGAGAAAATCTAGAGAAGATACGGGAATTGATCGAAAATCCAATGGTGGAGGAGTCCGGCAAGTTCAGCAGTATTGGCGTACAAAATGTACAGAAGCGTCTGGTGCTTTATTTTGGAACTGCCTATGGCCTGTCGGCCTATAAAAATGGGAAGGATGGTATCAGCATAGAGATAAGGATACCGTTCAGCTATGAGGCGAAAGAACGGAGCGGTAATATGGAGGAAAAAGATGCGGATCATTATAGTGGATGA
- a CDS encoding winged helix-turn-helix domain-containing protein, whose product MIYKVVVIMSKVMILSFSDGEEEFCQRMLQIVSESPHFEGCNVLQVEKHLSIGGMKLNLAEKNVVIHGAEVMLTNREFEILYLLAQSPGRIYSKEQIYDIVWQEPYSGDYNIVMSHIHHIREKIEDNPGKPLYIQTVWGIGYRFNKNLSSSL is encoded by the coding sequence ATGATATATAAGGTGGTGGTTATAATGAGTAAGGTGATGATACTTTCTTTTTCAGATGGTGAAGAAGAATTTTGCCAGAGAATGTTGCAGATTGTAAGTGAAAGTCCTCACTTTGAAGGCTGTAATGTACTTCAAGTGGAAAAACACCTTAGTATCGGAGGAATGAAGCTGAACTTAGCAGAGAAAAATGTAGTCATACATGGTGCGGAAGTTATGCTTACCAATAGAGAGTTTGAAATATTGTACTTATTAGCGCAAAGTCCCGGCAGGATATACAGTAAAGAGCAGATTTATGATATTGTCTGGCAAGAACCTTATTCTGGCGATTACAATATTGTTATGAGCCATATCCACCACATAAGGGAAAAGATAGAGGATAATCCGGGCAAGCCGCTTTACATACAGACTGTATGGGGCATTGGTTATCGGTTCAACAAAAATTTAAGCAGCAGTCTGTGA
- the arsB gene encoding ACR3 family arsenite efflux transporter, translating to MSKEVKGQGISVFQRYLTVWVFLCMVVGILIGKFLPVIPDRLGELNIAGISIPIAILIWVMIYPMMMKVDFQSIKQVGKNPKGLLVTWVVNWLIKPFTMYGIAYLFLFVVFKAWIAPELATEYLAGAVLLGAAPCTAMVFVWSTLTKGNPAYTVVQVATNDLIILIAFVPIVKFLLGVSNVTVPYSTLFVSIVLFVVIPLVGGIVTRISMVKKKGNEYFENVFLKKFDNVTTVGLLLTLILIFSSQTEVILSNPIHILLIAVPLTIQTFFIFFLAYGACKVLKLSHDVAAPAGMIGASNFFELSVAVAIALFGTTSPAALATTVGVLTEVPVMLTLVKIANSSQTVR from the coding sequence ATGAGTAAGGAAGTCAAAGGGCAAGGAATTAGTGTTTTTCAAAGGTATTTGACTGTGTGGGTATTCTTATGCATGGTGGTGGGTATATTAATCGGGAAGTTCTTGCCTGTGATACCTGACCGTTTGGGTGAATTGAATATAGCCGGAATATCCATACCTATCGCAATTCTGATTTGGGTTATGATTTATCCTATGATGATGAAAGTAGACTTCCAAAGCATAAAGCAGGTCGGAAAAAACCCGAAAGGATTGTTAGTAACATGGGTTGTAAACTGGCTGATTAAACCATTTACCATGTATGGAATTGCTTATTTATTTCTATTTGTTGTATTTAAAGCTTGGATTGCACCAGAACTTGCAACGGAATATTTAGCGGGTGCGGTTCTTTTGGGGGCTGCACCATGTACTGCTATGGTTTTTGTGTGGAGTACATTGACAAAGGGGAATCCGGCATATACAGTTGTTCAAGTGGCAACCAATGACTTGATTATACTGATAGCTTTTGTACCTATTGTAAAATTTCTGTTAGGGGTATCAAATGTGACAGTGCCTTATAGTACATTGTTTGTAAGCATTGTGCTGTTTGTAGTGATACCTCTTGTTGGTGGAATAGTTACCCGTATCAGTATGGTAAAGAAAAAAGGGAATGAATATTTTGAAAATGTATTCTTAAAGAAGTTTGATAATGTAACAACCGTAGGGCTTCTTTTGACATTGATACTGATATTCAGTTCACAGACAGAAGTGATTTTATCTAATCCGATTCATATATTGCTGATAGCTGTACCACTGACAATTCAGACATTTTTCATTTTCTTTTTGGCTTACGGAGCTTGCAAAGTATTAAAATTATCACATGATGTAGCGGCTCCGGCAGGTATGATCGGGGCATCTAATTTCTTTGAATTGTCGGTAGCGGTGGCAATCGCATTATTTGGTACAACAAGTCCGGCAGCACTGGCTACAACAGTGGGAGTTTTGACGGAAGTTCCGGTAATGCTTACATTAGTTAAGATAGCAAACAGTTCACAGACTGTCAGATAG
- a CDS encoding thioredoxin family protein yields MALFNLGKKKEDVKEPTCACNAPVEEAKEESCCCCGGESSDTETESCGCVDASTGIQNIKVLGAGCKSCHEMYENTKKAVEAAGIKVEVEYVTDMEKVMTYGIMSMPGLVVNEKVVSVGKVLKPADIEKLFHKLGF; encoded by the coding sequence ATGGCATTATTTAATTTGGGAAAAAAGAAAGAGGATGTAAAAGAGCCTACTTGTGCGTGTAATGCACCCGTAGAGGAAGCAAAAGAAGAAAGCTGCTGCTGTTGTGGTGGGGAGTCATCAGATACAGAAACAGAAAGCTGTGGCTGTGTTGATGCAAGTACAGGCATTCAAAATATCAAGGTACTTGGCGCTGGCTGTAAGTCATGCCATGAGATGTATGAAAATACAAAAAAGGCGGTTGAAGCGGCAGGCATTAAGGTAGAAGTAGAATATGTGACAGATATGGAAAAAGTAATGACTTATGGAATTATGAGTATGCCGGGACTTGTTGTAAATGAAAAAGTTGTATCAGTGGGCAAGGTCTTGAAGCCAGCAGATATAGAGAAATTATTTCATAAACTCGGTTTCTAA
- a CDS encoding permease gives MLQNVWDFFQDEILGMKWLNRLIGSGLEAAGLDTGGKVGGSIQFFIYDVVKIMVLLGFLILMISYIQSYFPPERTKKILGRFKGIGANIIAALLGTVTPFCSCSSIPLFIGFTSAGLPLGVTFSFLISSPMVDLGSLVLLMSIFGWKVAIVYVIVGLVIAVVGGTIIEKLHLENQVHEFIRNGHAMDAPQEELTKKDRLKFAWDQVVETAKKVAPYVLVGVGIGAFIHNWIPEDIIVKVLGTGNPFGVVIATVAGVPMYADIFGCIPIAEALLAKGARLGVVLAFMMGVTTLSLPSIIMLKKAVKSKLLGIFVAICTLGIIIVGYFFNAFQYLLV, from the coding sequence ATGTTACAAAATGTATGGGATTTTTTTCAGGATGAAATTTTAGGAATGAAATGGCTGAATAGACTAATTGGAAGTGGCTTGGAAGCGGCTGGTCTTGATACAGGCGGTAAGGTAGGGGGAAGCATTCAGTTTTTTATTTATGATGTAGTAAAAATCATGGTGCTGTTAGGATTTTTGATTTTGATGATTTCCTATATACAAAGCTATTTTCCGCCAGAAAGAACCAAGAAAATTCTTGGCAGATTTAAAGGAATTGGAGCAAATATAATCGCTGCTTTGTTAGGAACAGTTACACCGTTCTGCTCCTGTTCTTCCATTCCTTTATTTATTGGATTTACCAGTGCGGGACTGCCACTTGGTGTTACGTTTTCATTTCTTATATCTTCGCCAATGGTTGACTTGGGTTCGCTGGTGCTGCTTATGAGTATTTTTGGCTGGAAAGTTGCTATTGTGTATGTCATTGTAGGGCTTGTTATTGCAGTTGTAGGTGGAACAATTATAGAAAAGTTACACTTGGAAAATCAGGTACACGAATTTATCAGAAACGGTCATGCGATGGATGCTCCGCAGGAAGAACTTACCAAAAAGGACAGATTAAAGTTTGCGTGGGATCAGGTTGTTGAAACTGCAAAAAAGGTAGCACCTTATGTATTGGTAGGAGTAGGTATTGGAGCGTTTATTCATAATTGGATACCGGAGGATATTATTGTAAAGGTATTAGGAACAGGCAATCCGTTTGGAGTAGTTATTGCCACAGTAGCAGGCGTACCGATGTATGCAGATATTTTTGGCTGTATTCCGATTGCGGAAGCTCTGCTTGCGAAGGGGGCAAGATTAGGTGTTGTGCTGGCATTTATGATGGGGGTTACAACGCTTTCACTGCCGTCGATTATTATGTTGAAAAAAGCGGTTAAATCTAAGTTGTTAGGAATTTTTGTAGCAATATGTACGCTTGGTATTATTATTGTCGGATATTTCTTTAATGCCTTTCAGTATTTATTGGTGTAA
- a CDS encoding DUF6462 family protein, which translates to MQRIPKAINKKRLVRYKEGAEMYSMGMNKFQTLAKDAGAILKIDRMVLVDLDVFDQYLESFRVK; encoded by the coding sequence ATGCAGAGAATACCGAAAGCGATTAACAAAAAGAGGTTAGTCAGATATAAAGAAGGCGCAGAAATGTACAGCATGGGAATGAATAAATTTCAGACTTTGGCGAAAGATGCGGGAGCTATATTGAAAATTGATAGAATGGTATTGGTGGATTTGGATGTGTTTGACCAGTATTTGGAATCATTTCGTGTGAAATAG
- a CDS encoding RNA polymerase sigma factor, with amino-acid sequence MKKPSCHDEMTIRHRFDRLCQMSLKGEAINYYRHMDYRREHEAMFSELSEKELNQLFVMDEYGVENSHFTVHGYDIEVKDTLIAEALQALSERKRNVILLSYFLEMSDADIAREMNLVRSTVHEHRTRSLEILRKIMEEKADDKKM; translated from the coding sequence ATGAAGAAACCTTCTTGCCATGATGAAATGACAATCAGGCATCGCTTTGACCGCCTGTGCCAGATGTCGCTCAAAGGCGAAGCAATTAACTATTACCGGCACATGGATTACCGCAGGGAACATGAAGCCATGTTTTCTGAACTGTCTGAAAAGGAGCTGAACCAGTTGTTTGTTATGGACGAGTACGGAGTGGAGAACAGTCATTTTACAGTGCATGGATATGACATTGAAGTAAAGGACACCCTGATTGCGGAAGCATTGCAGGCACTTTCGGAACGGAAGCGGAATGTGATACTGCTTTCGTATTTTCTGGAAATGAGCGATGCGGATATAGCAAGGGAAATGAACCTTGTTCGCAGCACAGTCCATGAACACCGGACACGCTCACTGGAAATTTTAAGGAAGATTATGGAGGAAAAAGCAGATGACAAAAAGATGTAG
- a CDS encoding arsenate reductase ArsC — protein MDREGKNGKLKIICDGKPKVAFICVHNSCRSQIAEALGKKLASDVFESYSAGTEVKEHINSDAVRMMKNLYGIDMEQTQYSKLISDIPKPDVVILMGCNVGCPIVVGQYTENWGLDDPSGQNDEVFNKTIKEIEENIIHLKSRLM, from the coding sequence ATGGACAGAGAAGGTAAGAATGGAAAGCTGAAAATTATATGTGATGGAAAACCTAAAGTAGCATTTATATGTGTGCATAATTCCTGTCGTAGTCAGATAGCGGAGGCATTAGGCAAAAAATTAGCGTCGGATGTGTTTGAAAGTTATTCAGCAGGAACGGAAGTGAAAGAACATATAAATTCTGATGCTGTTCGTATGATGAAAAATCTCTATGGAATAGATATGGAGCAGACACAATATAGCAAGCTGATTTCAGATATTCCAAAGCCGGATGTTGTTATTCTTATGGGTTGTAATGTTGGCTGTCCGATTGTAGTAGGGCAGTATACGGAAAATTGGGGGTTAGATGATCCTTCTGGACAGAATGATGAAGTGTTTAACAAAACGATAAAAGAAATCGAGGAGAATATTATTCATTTAAAAAGCCGATTGATGTGA
- a CDS encoding helix-turn-helix domain-containing protein: MKIYWNKESNSKNLIGQRVMELRTERKLSQKALAEQLQLAGYEFSDLTVLRIEKGTRFVPDYEVVALAEFFHVSCEYLLGVKDKK; this comes from the coding sequence ATTAAAATCTATTGGAACAAAGAAAGCAACTCCAAAAATCTGATCGGTCAAAGGGTTATGGAACTGCGGACGGAAAGAAAACTATCTCAGAAAGCCCTTGCGGAACAGCTCCAGCTCGCTGGATATGAATTTAGCGATTTGACCGTTTTACGGATTGAAAAAGGAACAAGGTTTGTTCCGGATTATGAAGTTGTAGCTCTGGCAGAATTCTTCCATGTATCCTGTGAATACCTCTTAGGCGTAAAGGATAAAAAATAA
- a CDS encoding cytochrome c biogenesis CcdA family protein, with protein sequence MMIDIWLNQIAASIQNNMWIAPFLALLAGILTSFTPCSLSNIPLIIGYVGGAKEKNTKKAFRYSAIFALGTAVTFVSLGLIATSAGKLLGTSSKLWYFVLGVLMVLMALQTWEIFQVIPSMNLLSKSKARGTIGAFVAGILGGVFSSPCSTPVLIALLAIVAGKGNLFWGILLMFLYSIGHSILVVIAGTSVSFVKRISTNEKYNKLGTILKIVMGMAILLIGFYMFWLAF encoded by the coding sequence ATGATGATTGACATATGGTTAAATCAGATTGCTGCGTCTATACAAAATAATATGTGGATTGCTCCGTTTCTTGCACTGTTAGCTGGCATATTGACATCGTTTACTCCATGTTCACTGTCAAATATACCGCTTATTATTGGTTATGTTGGCGGTGCAAAGGAAAAAAATACAAAAAAAGCCTTTCGGTATTCAGCCATTTTTGCATTGGGAACAGCAGTAACATTTGTTTCGCTAGGGTTGATTGCAACATCGGCGGGAAAACTATTGGGTACTTCCTCAAAGCTATGGTATTTTGTACTTGGTGTACTGATGGTGCTTATGGCATTACAGACATGGGAGATTTTTCAGGTCATTCCGTCCATGAATTTGTTATCAAAAAGTAAGGCAAGGGGTACAATCGGGGCGTTTGTAGCGGGAATATTGGGCGGCGTTTTTTCATCACCATGCTCTACACCTGTGTTGATTGCCTTGCTTGCTATTGTGGCAGGAAAGGGAAATCTGTTTTGGGGGATTTTGCTGATGTTCTTATATTCTATCGGTCATAGCATATTGGTAGTTATTGCGGGAACATCAGTGAGTTTTGTTAAAAGAATCAGTACAAATGAGAAATATAATAAGTTGGGGACAATATTGAAGATAGTAATGGGAATGGCTATTCTGCTAATTGGATTTTATATGTTTTGGTTAGCATTTTAA
- a CDS encoding helix-turn-helix domain-containing protein, whose product MARKKKIDKEMGFRLKKARTDQKLTYEELAEKSGVSSRYIKEIENHGNVPSLEKLGQLIRALHISADPFFYPAAPSDNLDYQRLLVYLSQCTEEQITTILAIVEAYLRTYKSPKE is encoded by the coding sequence ATGGCAAGGAAAAAGAAAATTGACAAGGAAATGGGATTCCGTCTGAAGAAGGCTAGAACCGACCAGAAACTGACCTATGAAGAACTGGCTGAAAAATCCGGTGTTTCCTCACGCTATATCAAGGAAATTGAAAATCATGGAAATGTGCCAAGCCTTGAAAAGCTGGGGCAGCTCATACGAGCCTTACATATTTCCGCCGATCCGTTTTTTTATCCAGCCGCCCCGTCAGACAACCTCGACTACCAGCGGCTGTTGGTTTATCTGTCACAATGTACAGAGGAACAGATTACAACAATCCTCGCTATTGTGGAAGCCTATCTTCGGACATACAAATCTCCCAAAGAATAG
- a CDS encoding thioredoxin family protein: MKDKKLILKILVPVVIVMVIVGIWFIKNTPEKEEIADNQSQTGEENTVEEIQGADFTLKVSEQIDFEALAEYGLPVIADYGSDDCIPCKQMAPVLETMNEEFSGRAFIKFADVWKYQDSAGNVPIQLIPTQVLFHADGTPFVPSDELQQEMEFIMYSDRESGEHVFTVHQGGLSEEQFRRILSEMGVE; encoded by the coding sequence GTGAAAGACAAGAAGCTGATATTAAAAATATTAGTGCCTGTTGTGATTGTCATGGTCATTGTAGGTATATGGTTTATTAAAAATACACCAGAAAAAGAAGAAATAGCAGATAATCAGAGCCAAACAGGGGAGGAAAACACTGTTGAAGAAATACAAGGTGCAGACTTTACACTGAAGGTTTCTGAGCAGATTGATTTTGAAGCATTAGCAGAATATGGACTTCCAGTGATTGCAGACTATGGCTCGGATGATTGTATTCCATGTAAACAAATGGCTCCAGTATTGGAAACAATGAATGAGGAATTTTCAGGCAGGGCATTTATCAAGTTTGCTGATGTATGGAAGTATCAGGACAGTGCAGGAAACGTGCCAATACAACTTATTCCTACACAGGTGCTGTTTCATGCAGATGGAACACCTTTTGTTCCGAGTGATGAATTACAGCAGGAAATGGAATTTATCATGTATAGCGATAGGGAAAGTGGGGAACACGTTTTTACAGTTCATCAGGGAGGATTGTCAGAAGAACAGTTCCGCAGAATTTTGTCGGAAATGGGGGTTGAATGA